A stretch of DNA from Planctomycetaceae bacterium:
CCGGCAAGTCGACACTGATGAACACGCTCGGCTGCCTGGACCGGCCGACGTCCGGAAGTTTTCTGCTGGACGGAGTCGAAGTCGCCACCATGTCCCGCAACGCTCGCGCTGCCATTCGCAACAAACACATCGGCTTCGTGTTTCAGAATTTCAACCTGCTGAACCGCACATCGGCTCTGGAAAACGTCG
This window harbors:
- a CDS encoding ATP-binding cassette domain-containing protein; translated protein: MALIELNKVRKTYDLGEIQVHALLETTLNIERGEYVALVGPSGSGKSTLMNTLGCLDRPTSGSFLLDGVEVATMSRNARAAIRNKHIGFVFQNFNLLNRTSALENV